In the genome of Pontibacillus halophilus JSM 076056 = DSM 19796, one region contains:
- a CDS encoding sporulation histidine kinase inhibitor Sda, which yields MEYLSNELLIESYLKAKELKLSSEFILLIEEELERRCLLQKIVQSS from the coding sequence ATGGAGTATCTTTCTAACGAATTACTTATTGAATCGTACCTCAAGGCCAAAGAACTGAAGCTAAGTTCAGAGTTTATTCTATTGATCGAAGAAGAACTAGAACGCAGATGTCTACTACAGAAGATTGTCCAATCAAGTTAG
- a CDS encoding YqeG family HAD IIIA-type phosphatase has product MLKNFLPNEHVQSVFEIRPSELKDKGIKGVITDLDNTLVAWDQKDATPEIVQWFKLMQDHGIQITIVSNNNEERVKLFSTPLDIPFIYSARKPLGKAFRQAKRQMNMKDEELVVVGDQLLTDVLGGNRSNLHTILVVPIVKTDGFFTKFNRLVERRILNWMKRKGKISWEDQ; this is encoded by the coding sequence GTGCTGAAGAATTTTTTGCCAAATGAGCATGTTCAATCTGTGTTCGAAATCCGCCCTTCCGAATTAAAGGACAAAGGAATTAAGGGTGTCATTACGGACTTAGACAATACGCTTGTGGCTTGGGACCAAAAAGATGCAACCCCTGAAATTGTACAATGGTTTAAGCTGATGCAAGACCATGGCATTCAAATAACCATTGTTTCCAATAATAATGAAGAGAGAGTTAAACTCTTTTCCACACCGTTAGACATTCCGTTTATCTACAGTGCGCGCAAGCCATTGGGTAAAGCCTTTCGCCAGGCCAAGCGTCAGATGAACATGAAAGATGAAGAGCTTGTTGTTGTTGGCGATCAGTTATTAACGGACGTCCTAGGTGGTAATCGCTCTAACTTACACACCATCCTAGTCGTTCCAATTGTTAAAACCGACGGGTTCTTTACGAAATTCAACCGTTTAGTTGAAAGAAGAATTTTAAACTGGATGAAACGTAAAGGCAAAATCTCTTGGGAGGATCAATAA
- the yqeH gene encoding ribosome biogenesis GTPase YqeH — MEETIYCQGCGAEIQTDDPSRSGYVPASALQREEIICKRCFRLKHYNEVQDVELTDHDFLEMLNTIGDSNGLIVKIIDIFDFNGSFIQGLPRFTGNNPIILVGNKADLLPKSVNPNKVKQWMQKSAKDQGLKVKDVFLISAKTGQGMDEVADHLDEYRNGKDVYVVGCTNVGKSTFINHLIKRTSGIDDAITTSYFPGTTLGFIDIPLDEQTSLYDTPGVINHHQMAHYVSDQDLKFITPKKEIKPKVYQLNSGQTLFFGGLARLDFEKGERSSFICHLSNDIHIHRTKLENADELYQQHVGELLSPPDEETRKNLPPLTPQSFAIKEAKTDIVFSGLGWVTVPEGNVTVTAHVPEGVRVSIRPSLI, encoded by the coding sequence ATGGAAGAAACGATTTATTGTCAAGGCTGCGGAGCCGAAATACAAACAGATGACCCCAGCCGTTCTGGGTATGTACCCGCTTCTGCCCTACAACGGGAAGAAATTATATGTAAGCGATGCTTTCGTCTGAAGCATTACAATGAGGTTCAAGACGTAGAACTGACGGACCACGACTTCTTGGAAATGTTAAATACGATTGGCGACTCGAATGGTCTTATCGTCAAGATCATTGATATCTTTGATTTCAACGGAAGCTTTATTCAAGGTCTTCCTCGTTTCACTGGGAACAACCCGATTATCCTTGTAGGAAATAAAGCAGACTTATTGCCGAAGTCTGTGAATCCGAATAAGGTAAAGCAATGGATGCAGAAGTCAGCTAAAGACCAAGGTCTGAAAGTAAAAGATGTATTCTTAATCTCAGCCAAAACAGGACAAGGGATGGATGAGGTGGCGGATCATTTAGATGAGTATCGAAACGGCAAAGACGTGTACGTTGTTGGGTGTACGAATGTTGGGAAGTCTACATTCATTAATCATCTTATTAAACGAACATCAGGTATTGATGATGCAATCACGACTTCTTACTTCCCAGGCACAACGTTAGGATTTATTGATATCCCGTTAGATGAACAAACTTCTCTTTATGACACGCCGGGAGTTATTAATCACCATCAGATGGCTCATTACGTCTCTGATCAGGATTTGAAATTTATTACCCCGAAAAAGGAAATAAAGCCAAAGGTGTATCAGTTAAATTCAGGCCAGACCTTGTTCTTTGGTGGATTGGCACGTCTAGATTTCGAAAAAGGAGAACGGAGCTCATTTATCTGTCATCTTTCGAATGACATTCACATTCACCGTACGAAGCTAGAAAATGCAGATGAGCTTTATCAGCAGCACGTGGGAGAGTTATTGTCTCCACCAGATGAAGAAACGAGAAAGAATTTGCCTCCTTTGACTCCTCAATCCTTCGCGATTAAGGAAGCGAAGACGGATATTGTCTTCTCGGGGCTCGGTTGGGTCACAGTACCAGAGGGGAATGTTACGGTTACCGCTCACGTCCCAGAAGGTGTTCGTGTGTCGATACGACCTTCATTAATTTAA
- the aroE gene encoding shikimate dehydrogenase, whose amino-acid sequence MNKYLFGVIGYPAKHSKSPWIHTNFLEEAQLEGLYRAIEVKPDDLSEAIKGFKALEMDGFNVTVPFKEAILPYLDEIDSYAAKIGAVNTVALENGKWKGYNTDGKGFVRSLREAYPSFDFPAGKALVIGAGGAAKGIYHALLEEEMVQVDVTNRTTEKAMKIIGNHAHEGQTHVLSLQEAEEKISDYDVIVQTTSVGMVPNTKDQVLSLAGVSSHAIVCDIVYKPFHTSFLLEAEQRGANVLHGHGMLLYQAALAFEIWTGKRVEATQLLKEFEQQVKDDEHANR is encoded by the coding sequence ATGAATAAGTATCTGTTTGGGGTTATAGGCTACCCCGCTAAGCATTCAAAGTCTCCGTGGATTCACACAAACTTTCTTGAAGAAGCACAGTTAGAAGGGTTGTACAGAGCAATTGAAGTGAAACCGGACGATTTGAGTGAAGCAATCAAAGGGTTTAAGGCTTTAGAAATGGATGGATTTAATGTGACGGTTCCATTTAAGGAAGCCATTCTTCCTTATCTAGATGAAATTGATTCATATGCTGCTAAAATAGGAGCGGTCAATACCGTTGCTTTGGAAAATGGAAAGTGGAAAGGATACAACACGGATGGGAAAGGCTTTGTGCGTTCGCTTCGTGAGGCGTACCCGAGCTTTGACTTCCCCGCAGGGAAAGCACTGGTTATTGGAGCTGGTGGTGCAGCAAAAGGGATTTACCATGCTTTGTTAGAAGAAGAGATGGTACAAGTCGATGTTACGAATCGAACGACAGAAAAGGCGATGAAGATTATTGGGAACCATGCGCATGAAGGTCAAACCCATGTGCTCTCACTACAAGAGGCAGAGGAGAAGATTTCAGACTACGATGTAATTGTCCAGACCACCTCGGTGGGAATGGTACCTAATACGAAAGACCAAGTACTTTCTCTTGCTGGAGTATCCTCACATGCGATTGTGTGTGATATTGTATACAAGCCCTTCCATACCTCCTTTTTATTAGAGGCGGAACAAAGAGGGGCGAATGTGCTCCATGGGCACGGGATGCTGCTCTATCAAGCTGCACTTGCCTTTGAAATTTGGACAGGGAAACGTGTAGAAGCAACCCAACTTCTTAAGGAATTCGAACAACAAGTAAAGGATGATGAACATGCTAACAGGTAA
- the yhbY gene encoding ribosome assembly RNA-binding protein YhbY, whose protein sequence is MLTGKQKRFLRSKAHHLNPIFQVGKTGVNENMVEQIEDTLEKRELIKISILQNNFDDKHEVANEIASNTGAHVVQIIGNTIVLYKESTNNKEIQLP, encoded by the coding sequence ATGCTAACAGGTAAGCAAAAACGCTTCTTGCGTTCTAAAGCTCACCATTTAAACCCAATTTTCCAAGTAGGAAAAACAGGGGTAAACGAAAACATGGTAGAACAAATCGAGGATACGCTTGAAAAACGCGAATTAATTAAAATTAGTATTCTACAGAACAATTTCGATGATAAACACGAAGTTGCCAATGAGATCGCATCGAACACAGGTGCACATGTTGTTCAAATTATTGGAAACACAATCGTCTTGTATAAAGAATCAACGAACAACAAAGAGATTCAATTGCCTTAA
- a CDS encoding nicotinate-nucleotide adenylyltransferase codes for MKKIGLLGGTFDPPHLGHLLIAEEVYRSLQLDEVWFIPSHDPPHKDATDTPARDRANMTALATEDNEHFSVNTIEIERTGVSYTVDTIRTLREQYEDASFYFIIGGDIVENLNKWYQIDELLTLVTFVGVKRPGYTLNSSIPVTEVEVPVFEVSSTLIRERIEAGESTRYLLPDSVKDYVKERGLYGKK; via the coding sequence ATGAAGAAAATTGGTCTTTTAGGCGGTACCTTCGACCCTCCACATCTAGGGCATTTGTTAATCGCAGAAGAAGTCTACCGGTCTTTACAGCTAGACGAGGTTTGGTTTATACCATCTCATGACCCACCTCATAAAGACGCTACGGATACTCCCGCTCGAGACCGGGCAAACATGACGGCTCTTGCTACAGAAGATAATGAGCATTTCTCTGTGAATACCATTGAGATTGAGCGAACTGGCGTATCCTATACGGTTGACACCATCCGTACTTTAAGAGAACAATATGAAGATGCTTCGTTTTATTTCATTATTGGAGGAGACATCGTAGAAAACTTGAACAAGTGGTATCAAATCGATGAGCTCCTCACCCTTGTTACCTTCGTAGGTGTTAAACGTCCTGGGTATACGCTGAATAGTTCGATCCCTGTGACAGAAGTAGAAGTTCCTGTATTTGAGGTTTCTTCCACTTTAATCAGGGAACGGATAGAAGCAGGAGAATCAACTAGGTATCTACTGCCTGATTCAGTTAAAGACTATGTGAAGGAGAGGGGTCTTTATGGAAAGAAATGA
- the yqeK gene encoding bis(5'-nucleosyl)-tetraphosphatase (symmetrical) YqeK, which translates to MERNEALALVKPHLKQERYEHTIRVMETAIQLAEMYGVDVHKTELAAIFHDYAKYRPVEEMKRWIQSSYLPKDLLHYHHELWHGPVGALLLERELGIEDQELLEAVHYHTTGRTHMTDLDKVIFLADYIEPGRKFPGLEQVREAAWEDLNKGCWMASKNTISFLMSKNQPIYPETFYAYNALTKQYKRS; encoded by the coding sequence ATGGAAAGAAATGAAGCGCTAGCGCTTGTGAAGCCGCATTTGAAACAGGAAAGGTATGAGCATACAATTCGTGTCATGGAAACAGCTATTCAACTTGCTGAAATGTATGGAGTGGACGTGCATAAGACAGAACTCGCTGCCATCTTCCACGACTATGCCAAATACCGTCCTGTTGAAGAAATGAAGCGGTGGATTCAATCCAGCTATTTGCCTAAAGATTTACTTCACTATCACCATGAACTTTGGCATGGTCCTGTTGGTGCACTGCTTCTTGAAAGAGAGCTAGGCATAGAGGACCAGGAATTATTAGAGGCGGTTCATTACCATACGACAGGTAGAACCCATATGACCGATTTAGATAAAGTAATCTTTTTAGCGGATTATATCGAGCCTGGAAGGAAATTTCCTGGCTTAGAGCAAGTACGCGAAGCTGCGTGGGAAGATTTAAACAAAGGGTGTTGGATGGCTTCAAAGAACACCATTTCATTCTTGATGAGCAAGAACCAGCCTATTTACCCTGAAACTTTCTATGCTTATAACGCGTTAACGAAACAGTACAAACGTTCTTAA
- the rsfS gene encoding ribosome silencing factor, protein MESKEMVQRVAEICDDKRAENIIVMDMQGVSLVADYFLICDGSNERQVQAIARGIREGLGEEDIEVKRIEGFDQARWILVDLNGVVCHIFHKEERSYYNLERLWGDAPTYTYQEVTSGREQ, encoded by the coding sequence TTGGAAAGTAAAGAAATGGTTCAACGCGTTGCAGAAATCTGTGACGACAAGCGTGCAGAAAATATTATTGTAATGGATATGCAAGGTGTATCCTTAGTTGCGGATTACTTCTTAATTTGTGACGGAAGTAATGAACGACAAGTTCAAGCGATTGCTCGTGGTATTCGTGAAGGACTTGGTGAAGAAGATATTGAAGTAAAACGCATTGAGGGATTTGACCAGGCTCGTTGGATCCTTGTCGATTTAAATGGTGTTGTATGCCATATCTTCCACAAGGAGGAGCGCTCTTACTATAACCTTGAGCGTCTATGGGGCGATGCTCCAACCTATACGTATCAAGAAGTTACATCTGGTCGTGAACAGTAA